The DNA window TCCCAGTCGCCGCCGCCGAGATCCCCCGTGCCGGTCCCGCCTATGGACGCCAGATCAGGCTTCACGTTGCGTTGCTTGATCGCGTCCCAGCCGGTCCCGACCTCGTCCTTCCCGTCGCCGATCTCGCCATCGATCCGATCGTCGACGTTCTCGCCTTCGGGCCGCGTGTACTTGAAGTACCCCTTGCCGCTCGACTGTGAGTTCGGGCCCACCACGCCGGTTTTGTACTCGATCCAGTCGAACCGGAGCACGTTGCCGGTCGCCGTGCCGTGCAGCTCGCCCCACTTCTCACGCTGCGGGCGTTGCCACTTCCCATCCACCTTGTCGCCTTCCTGGATGATGTGAAGGTGACCGTAGAGTTCGTTGTAATAGACGCCGGTCCAGTCGGCGCCGTCGGGCATGTCGCCCGCCTGGATCTTTGCCGTCTTCGGGGCCGACGTCGTGCTGCAGCCGAGCGCGGCCGGGCCCAAGATCAAGGCGCCAGCGGCCACGGCGATCCATAGCCGTCGAGATCTGTTCATGGCGGCGGAGCCTAGCACCAGCTGCCCCGACGTCTGAAGGGGGCGATGTCGGTGCGTCTTTCCCGACCCGAGAGGTGCGTACCGTTCCGGTGCGAACCCCGCTTCCCGTCCCCGTCATGCGGGGGTTCTTCCGCTGACAATCAGGCTCGCAAGGGGAAAGAGCCCACGATACGCTTGCCAGTATGCGCAGAAATATCCTACACGCTCGTTGGATCCCAGGCCTCCCGCGAATCGGTGAGGTCATCGCTCTCGCCTTGGGAGCTCTCGCCCTGGGAACGACGGCGTGCGCAGGTGACGGCGATGGTGACCGGAACCGCGACAACCCCGTAGGAGGTGGCTCCAAGCCGCTGCCGGATGCGCCCTCCTGCGTCGTGGCAGGAGGCTCCGCCACCGTCTCTGCGCCCGAGCTTCGCATGGAGCTGATGGATCGCCGCTACGAGAGCGGCTGGCTCAGCTCTCCGGTCGCCGCAGACCTCGACGGGGACGGCGTGAACGAGATCCTCGTCGCTCGCGCTGGCTACTTCACGGTCTTCGACGCCGAGGGCAACGAGCGGTGGCGCTTCGACGAGGCGGCCTCCATTGCGCCGCGCTTCTGGTCGAGCCCTGTTGTCGCCGACTTCCGCGACGATGAGCGCCTGGAGATCGTCCTCGCGGGTGGCGGTCAGGTCTGGATGCTCGACTCCGACGGCAACGTCCTTTCTGGCTGGCCGCGCGAGTGGCAGTACGAGCTCCGCAGCGTCGCCGCCGGCGACGTCAACGACGACGGCCAGCTCGACGTCATCGTCGCCAGCACGCGCCACGAGCCCGACATCCTCACGGCCTACACTGCGGGTGGCGACACGATAGCCGGCTTCCCTCCGGCGGGTGCTGGCGCGATCGGCTGCAATGTGCGCGAGAACTGCTGGATCGCTGGCGCTTACGATCAGAACCTCGCCGTCGGCGATCTCGATGGCGACGGCCGACAGGACATCGTCGCCACGCAGGACAACGCCTACACCGGCTTCTACCGCGGCAACGGTGAGCTCTTCGACTCGAACCCCATGTTCGAGGACCGCCCGAAGACCCTCGGCGTGCGCTACCTGCACGACCTCCGCCTCGCCCAGCAAGGCTTCGCGGACGACGAGTCCTCGGACCTCCAGGCCCACTTCACGAACACCGCGCCGACCATCGCCGACATCGACGAAGACGGCACCTACGAAGTCATCCTGCTCGCCAGCGTCCAGAACGCGGGACAGGACCGCCGCGAGCAAGGCGTCGGCCTCTGGGTTGTGCGCCATGATGCCACGCGCCTCCCCGGCTTCGAGACCCCCTTCCACTCCGACGAGTACCTCGGCGGCCTCTGGGATCTCGACGGCAACATCGTGGCGATGACCAACCAGGTCACCGTGGCCAACATCGATGGCGCCCGTGGCAAAGAGATGATCTACGCCGGCTTCGACGGCCGCATCCACGCCGTGCGCGCCGACGGCACCGAGTTCTGGGCCGTCACCTACACCAACCGCCCCGACGTGTTCACTGGCGGCGTCGTCGTCGGTGACCTCTCCGGCGACGGCAAGCCCGAGATCGTCTTCGCCACCTACTCCCCACAGGGCGGCCAGTCCGACCTCTTCATCCTCGATGCAGGCGGCAGCATCCTGCACCAGGTCAAGCTCCCCCGCCTCGGCTCCATGGCCGTCCCGACCCTCGCCGATGTCGACGGCGACGGCACCGTGGAGATCTTGGTCTCCACCCGCGAGACCCCCTGGGACTCCGGCGAGCCCGCGGTGCTGGTCTACAGCGTCGCCAGCTCCACCACCGGCTGCCTCCTCTGGCCCACCGCCCGCGGCAACCTCTACCGCAACGCCTGGGTCCGCGACCCCTGAGGCTTCGCCAGGCCGCCTGAACCACCGAGGCCCACGCGCTGCGCGGGCCTGCAGGCCGCCGGCTGGAAGCGGCACCCCCCTGGCGGCATGGGGGCCTGGCCGGGGCACCACTCGTCAGCGTCGCTTCCCGCTCACGTCGCCGCGAGCGCCTCGCGACAAGCTGCGACCGTCCGCGTGATGTCGTCGTCCGTGAGCGCCGCGCACAGGAACGCCGCCTCGTACTGCGACGGCGGCCAGTAGATCCCCCGCGCCAGCATCTCCCCGTGCCACCTCGCGAAGCGCTTCGTATCGCTCCCCGACGCCTCCGCCCAGGAGCGCACCGGCCCCTCGCGGAAGAACAGCGTGATCATCGACCCCACCCGCTGCACGCACGCTGGCACCCCCGCGTCACGCGCGGCCGCGCGCAGCCCCTCTTCGAGCGCCGCCCCGAGCACCTCCAGCCGCTCGTACAGCGCTGGCGTCAGCTCTGCCAGCGTCGCCAAGCCCGCCGAGACCGCGACCGGATTCCCGCTCAACGTCCCTGCCTGGTACACCGGCCCGAGCGGCGCCACCGTGCGCATCACATCCTCCCGCCCCCCGTAGACGGCGAGCGGCATCCCTCCACCCACCACCTTCCCGAGCGTGGTCATGTCGGGACGGAGCCCGAACCGCTCCTGCGCGCCTCCCGGGGCGAGACGACTCCCCGTCATCACCTCGTCGAAGACCGAGAGCGCCCCATGCTCCCGACACAGATCGATCACCAGCTGCAAGAACCCTGGCTCGGGCGGGACACACCCCATGTTCCCCACCACCGGCTCCAGGATGACCGCCGCGATCTCCTTCCCACGACTCGCGAACGCCGCGCGCAGCGCCTCCGGATCGTTGTACGGCAGCGTCAACGTCAAGCGCGCGATCGCCTCCGGCACCCCCGCAGAATCCGGCACCCCGAACGTCGCCAGCCCGCTGCCCGCCTTCACCAGCAGGTGATCTGCGTGCCCGTGGTAGCAGCCCTCGAACTTCACCACCACCTCGCGCCCCGTGAAGCCCCGTGCGACGCGGAGCGCGCTCATCGTCGCCTCCGTCCCGCTCGACACGCACCGGAGCTTCTCCAGGCTCGGGTACAGCTTCTGCAGCCGCTCCGCGAACAGCACCTCGAGCGCCGTCGGCGCCCCGAACGACAGCCCTCCCATCGCCGCCTCGCGCACCGCCTCGATCACCGCCGGGTGACCGTGACCCAGGATCGCCGGCCCCCAGGAGTTGATGAAATCGATGTACTCGTCGCCATCGGCGCTGATGAGGCGGGCCTTGCTGGCGCGCGCGATGAACACGGGACTACCACCCACCGCGCGGAACGCGCGGACCGGGCTGTTCACGCCGCCGGGGAGGACGGCGCTCGCGCGCTCGAACAGGGCCTGGGAAGCAGGACGATCGCTCATGGCGATCGGGGATAGCAGGGGCACCGCGGCGCAGCCAGGCGCCCGTGCGCCTAGGGACAGTGCTCCCGCGCGAGCCGGAGGATCATGTCCCCCACCAGCGCAGT is part of the Chondromyces crocatus genome and encodes:
- a CDS encoding FG-GAP repeat domain-containing protein, with the translated sequence MGALALGTTACAGDGDGDRNRDNPVGGGSKPLPDAPSCVVAGGSATVSAPELRMELMDRRYESGWLSSPVAADLDGDGVNEILVARAGYFTVFDAEGNERWRFDEAASIAPRFWSSPVVADFRDDERLEIVLAGGGQVWMLDSDGNVLSGWPREWQYELRSVAAGDVNDDGQLDVIVASTRHEPDILTAYTAGGDTIAGFPPAGAGAIGCNVRENCWIAGAYDQNLAVGDLDGDGRQDIVATQDNAYTGFYRGNGELFDSNPMFEDRPKTLGVRYLHDLRLAQQGFADDESSDLQAHFTNTAPTIADIDEDGTYEVILLASVQNAGQDRREQGVGLWVVRHDATRLPGFETPFHSDEYLGGLWDLDGNIVAMTNQVTVANIDGARGKEMIYAGFDGRIHAVRADGTEFWAVTYTNRPDVFTGGVVVGDLSGDGKPEIVFATYSPQGGQSDLFILDAGGSILHQVKLPRLGSMAVPTLADVDGDGTVEILVSTRETPWDSGEPAVLVYSVASSTTGCLLWPTARGNLYRNAWVRDP
- the hemL gene encoding glutamate-1-semialdehyde 2,1-aminomutase, whose translation is MSDRPASQALFERASAVLPGGVNSPVRAFRAVGGSPVFIARASKARLISADGDEYIDFINSWGPAILGHGHPAVIEAVREAAMGGLSFGAPTALEVLFAERLQKLYPSLEKLRCVSSGTEATMSALRVARGFTGREVVVKFEGCYHGHADHLLVKAGSGLATFGVPDSAGVPEAIARLTLTLPYNDPEALRAAFASRGKEIAAVILEPVVGNMGCVPPEPGFLQLVIDLCREHGALSVFDEVMTGSRLAPGGAQERFGLRPDMTTLGKVVGGGMPLAVYGGREDVMRTVAPLGPVYQAGTLSGNPVAVSAGLATLAELTPALYERLEVLGAALEEGLRAAARDAGVPACVQRVGSMITLFFREGPVRSWAEASGSDTKRFARWHGEMLARGIYWPPSQYEAAFLCAALTDDDITRTVAACREALAAT